In Marinobacter sp. M3C, the genomic stretch GCGTGGGCCAGAGCGGTGGCGGTTGGGCCCACTATGTAGGTCAGGAAAAACTGCGCCCACAGACCGGCTGGCAGCCTTTGGCCTTCGGCCTGGATTGGCAGCGCCCGCCACGCCAGATGAACGGTACATCCTTCTTCTACGCTCACTCTGGTCAGTGGCGCTACGAGAAACTGGACGTAAGCGAGATTTTGTCGCCGCTGGCGGACAAGTCCAAATTCGGTGGTAGCCTGATCGACTACAACGTACGCGCCGAGCGTATGGGATGGTTGCCGTCTGCGCCGCAGTTTAACCGTAACCCGCTGGGCATTGCCGCCGAAGCGGAAAGCGCCGGTATGGACGTGCCAGCGTACGTGACTCAGTCCTTGAAGGACGGCTCACTGGCGTTTGCCTCGGAAGATCCGGAAGCCCCGGAAAACCACCCGCGCAATATGTTCATCTGGCGTTCCAACCTGTTGGGTTCTTCCGGCAAGGGCCACGAGTACATGCTGAAGTACCTGTTGGGTACGACGAGTGGTTTGCAGGGCAAAGATCTGGGTCACGACGGTGGCGTCAAGCCGCAAGAAGTGAAGTGGCACGACAAAGCGCCGGAAGGCAAGCTGGACCTGCTGGTAACCCTGGACTTCCGCATGTCCACCACCTGCCTGTATTCCGACATCGTTCTGCCTACCGCTACCTGGTATGAAAAAGACGACCTGAATACCTCGGATATGCACCCGTTCATTCACCCGCTGACCGCGGCTACGGATCCGGCGTGGGAATCCCGCAGCGACTGGGAAATCTACAAAGGCATTGCCAAGGCATTCTCCAAGGCGTCTGAAGGTCATCTGGGTATCCAGAAAGACGTGGTTACCGTACCGCTGTTGCACGACGCACCCGCTGAACTGGGTCAGCCGTTCGATGTAAAAGACTGGAAAAAAGGCGAGTGCGAGCTGATTCCGGGTAAAACCGCGCCCAACTTCATGACCGTTGAGCGCGATTACCCGAACACTTACGCGCGCTTTACGTCCCTTGGGCCTCTGCTGGACAAGCTGGGTAACGGTGGCAAAGGCATCAATTGGAACACCGAAAAAGAAGTGGCGTTTCTGGGTGAGCTGAACCACAAACACCTTGAAGGCGCCAATGCGGGCCGGCCGAAAATTGACACGGCCATTGATGCCTGTGAAGTGATTCTGAGCCTGGCTCCGGAAACCAATGGCCAGGTCGCTGTGAAAGCCTGGGCTGCGTTGTCTGAATTCACCGGGCTGGATCACACGCACCTGGCACTGAACAAGGAAGACGAAAAAATCCGCTTCCGCGACATAGTGGCGCAGCCGCGCAAAATCATCTCCAGCCCGACCTGGTCTGGCCTGGAAGACGAGCATGTGTCCTACAGCGCAGGCTACACCAACGTGCACGAGCTGATTCCCTGGCGCACGCTGACCGGCCGCCAGCAGTTCTACCTGGATCACGAATGGATGCGCGCTTTTGGTGAAAGCCTGCTGGTGTATCGCCCGCCCATCAACACCAAAGCGGCGGCACCGCTGCTGAACGCCAAGCCCAACGGCAACCCGGAGAAGGCGTTGAACTTCCTTACACCGCACCAGAAGTGGGGTATACACAGTACCTACAGCGACAACCTGCTGATGCTGACCCTGTCTCGTGGCGGCCCCATTGTATGGCTGAGTGAAGACGACGCCCGCGATATAGGTGTGGAAGACAACGATTGGATAGAAGTGTTCAACGCCAACGGGTCTTTGTCAGCGCGGGCGGTGGTTAGCCAGCGGGTGATGCCGGGCATGGTGATGATGTACCACGCTCAGGAGCGCATTGTGAATATTCCCGGCTCGGAAATTACCGGCAGCCGCGGTGGTATTCACAACTCGGTTACCCGGGTGTGCCCGAAGCCCACTCACATGATTGGTGGCTATGCCCAGTTCTCGTACGGCTTCAACTACTACGGCACCGTGGGTTCCAACCGCGATGAGTTCGTTGTAGTGCGCAAAATGAAGAACGTTGACTGGCTTGATGGCGAGGGCAGCGACACTGTTCAGGAGAGTGTGAAATGAAAATCCGTTCCCAAGTAGGCATGGTGCTGAACCTGGATAAGTGCATTGGTTGCCACACCTGTTCAGTGACCTGTAAAAACGTATGGACCAGCCGTGAAGGCATGGAGTACGCCTGGTTCAACAACGTTGAAACCAAGCCCGGTATTGGTTACCCGAAAGAGTGGGAAAACCAGGACAAGTGGAAAGGCGGTTGGCTACGCGACCCTAGCGGCAAAATCCGCCCCCGCATCGGTGGCAAGTTCCGGGTGTTGGCGAACATTTTCGCCAACCCGGATCTGCCGGAAATTGACGACTACTACGAACCGTTCGATTTCGATTATCAGCACCTGCACACCGCAGGCGATAGCAAACACCAGCCGGTTGCACGGCCGCGGTCGCTGATCACCGGCAAGCGCATGGACAAAATCGAGTGGGGCCCGAACTGGGAAGAAATCCTGGGCACCGAGTTTGCCAAGCGTCGCAAGGATAAAAACTTCGACCAGATTCAGGCCGACATTTACGGCCAGTTTGAAAGCACATTCATGATGTACCTGCCGCGTCTGTGCGAGCACTGTCTGAACCCCACCTGTGTGGCCAGCTGTCCCAGCGGCGCCATCTACAAGCGGGAAGAAGACGGCATTGTGCTGATCGATCAGGACAAGTGCCGCGGCTGGCGCATGTGTGTATCCGGCTGTCCGTACAAGAAAATTTACTTCAACTGGAAAACCGGTAAATCCGAGAAGTGCATCTTCTGCTACCCACGGATTGAAGCCGGTATGCCCACCGTGTGTTCGGAAACCTGCGTAGGCCGGATTCGCTACCTGGGCGTGCTGCTGTATGACGCTGACCGGATCGAAGAAGTAGCCAGTACCCCCGGCGAGCACGAACTGTACGAGAAGCAGCTGGAAATCTTCCTCGACCCGTTTGATTCAAAAGTGATCGAGCAGGCGACGAAAGACGGCGTGCCGATGAACGTAATCGACGCGGCCCAGCGCAGCCCGGTCTACAAAATGGCGGTTGAATGGAAACTGGCCCTGCCGCTGCACCCGGAATACCGCACTCTGCCCATGGTGTGGTATGTGCCGCCCCTGAGCCCGATTCAGTCAGCCGCCGAAGCCGGCCAGGTCGAGTTTGACGGCGTACTGCCGAAAATCGAAAGCCTGCGCATTCCAGTGAAGTACCTGGCCAACCTGCTCACCGCCGGTGACGAAAAGCCCATCGTACGTGCGCTAAAACGCATCATGGCCATGCGCTTGTACAAGCGTGCTGAAACCGTAGACGGCGTGGAAGATTTGCGGGCACTGGAAGAAGTCGGGTTGACCAAAGCCCAAGCCGATGAAATGTACCGCTACTTGGCCATTGCCAATTACGAAGACCGTTTCGTGATTCCCACCGGTCATCGCGAAATGGCCAAAGAAGCCTTCCCCGAGCGCGGTGGTTGTGGTTTCAGCTTTGGCGACGGCTGTAGCAGCAGTAGCAGTGAATTCAACATGTTCGGCGGCAAAAGCCAGACCACCACCATGGTGCAAAAACTGACCACGGTGAAACAGGTTGACCCGAAACAGCTGCAGGATTGAGGAGCAGATTATGAAAATTCTAAAAGTGATGGCGCTGTTGCTGGAATACCCGAACGCCGATCTGCAGCGTGGCCGCGATGAATTGACGGCTGCGGTGCTGGAAGACAGCCGTTTGCCGCGAAAAAACAAAGAGCAGCTGCTGCGCTGCATTGACATGCTTTGCGACGGCAATCTGCTGGACTTGCAGGAAAGCTACGTAGCCACCTTTGACCGGGGCCGCGCCACGTCCTTGCTGTTGTTCGAACACGTGCACGGCGAATCCCGCGATCGCGGGCAGGCAATGGTAGACCTGATGGAGCAATACAAAACCAACGGTCTGGAGATTGATGCCCGCGAACTGCCGGATTACCTGCCGTTGTTCATGGAGTATCTGTCTACCCGGCCATGGGAAGAGATCAAAAACTGGCTGGAAGATATTCACCACATTCTGGGCTTGCTGGGTGAGCGTCTGTACCAGCGTGAAAGCGTGTACCACGGAATTATGGATTCGCTGCTTGAACTGTCTGGCCGCAAAACCGACCGCAAGGAACTGGCGAAGATTGTGGCCTCGGAAGAGCGCGACGACACCCCCGAAGCGCTGGACAAAGTGTGGGAAGAGGAAATGGTGAAGTTTGTGGATGATCAGGGCAGCTCCTGCAGCACCGGTGGCGTGGTAGGTCAGCGCCGCCGTGAATTGGAGCAAACTCAGACCATTCACTTGAGCGACCAGCTGATGGCGGATGTCACACCTCGCCCGGCTCAACAACCGGTGAGTAACGCCTGAGCGCGTAGGAGGAGAGAACAATGTCCTATTTAAATACACTGGTGTTCGGGATTTATCCGTACATTGCCATTCTGATTATGTTGGTTGGCACCTGGGCCCGCTACGATAACAGCCAATTTACCTGGCGCGCTCAATCCACACAGATTCTGAGCAAGAAAAACATGGTGTGGGCCAGCGTGATGTTCCACGTGGGTGTACTGGTGATTTTCTTTGGTCACCTGGTGGGCCTGTTAACGCCGCACTTTGTCTATGAGCCCTTTATGAGCGCCGGCACCAAACAGGTAATGGCGATTGTCGTGGGCGGCATCGCCGGAATCATGGCGTTGATCGGTGGTGTCGCGTTGGCGGTTCGCCGCCTGACCAATCCTCGGGTTCAAGCCAGCAGCTCCTTCTCCGACAATATGATCATTGTGATACTGATGGTTCAGGTTGCGCTGGGCATGCTGACCATTTACCCCACATTGAGCCATTTGGATGGCAGCACCATGTTGCTGCTGGCATCTTGGGCCCAAGGCATTCTGATCTTCCAGGGTGATGCCGCGTCGCACATTGCCGGTGTGCACTGGATCTACAAGACTCATATTTTCTTGGGCCTGACGATCTTTGTACTCTTTCCGTTCAGCCGTCTGGTGCACATGCTGAGCGTGCCACTGGAGTATTTCGGCCGCAGGTACCAAGTGGTGCGTAAGCGGGTTTAGGTCCATCGTGAAGAGGGTAATACCATGCAATTGATTCCTACTGGTGATGCCGAACAACCCAGAAACCGGTTTCCGCCGGTTTATGTTGGCGATACGCTGATCAACGAAGACGACATAGCGCGGGAAATGCAGTATCACCCCGCCGATGAAGCCGCTACCGCCTGGCACGACGCCGCCAAAAGCCTAGTAATAAGGCAGTTGCTGCTGGATCAGGCCAGGCTGTTGAAACTGCCTGAAGAGCTGGCTGAAGAAGACCGTATCGCCAAAGTGCTTGAGTCAGAGCTGGGTGTTCCAGACCCGACAGAGCAGGACTGCGAACGCTTCTTTAACGCCAATCCCAGGCGGTTTTGCAGCCCGGTGGTGATGGCCGTGAGCCACATATTGCTGGCGGCAGCACCGGATGACGTGGCCGAGCTTATGCGCCAGGAAGAAGTAGGGGATCAATTGCTGAAAGCGTTGTTTGAAGGTCGGTCACGGTTTGATGACCTGGCCAAGCAGTATTCAGCTTGCGAATCTCGCCATCAAGCCGGCAGCCTCGGGCAGATCAGCAAAGGCCAGACCGTCGACGAGTTTGAGCGCCCGGTGCTGAATTTGAAGGAAGGTCTGCATTCCGAGCTGATCGAAACCCGTTACGGCTACCACATTGTGCGCGTAGACCAGCGCATTGATGGCCAGCCATTGCCTTACGAGCATGTAAAACCAAAAATCCGCCAGTATCTGAGCGAAAGTGTGACCCGCCGCGCTTGCCGCCAGTACTTGCAGGTGCTGGCGGCCGAAGCCGGTGTTGAAGGGGTTGACCTGGAACTGCCGGATTCACCACTGATGCAATAGATCCGGTTGCAGATTTTAAAAGCAATATGTGCGGCCTGGCTGGAAACAGTGCAGGCCGCAATGCTAATGGGTTACCTCCTAAGAGGGAGCGATTTTTGCAGTCGATCCCTCTAGTATTCATACATAGATTATGAATGCATGAACACGCTAAAGAGGATGCCGCCATGGCGCTGATACAGGCTGCCGATACTCGCACGCAGGACACCCCCATGAACTACTCAAAACCGGTTCTGGTGGCGGTTAAGCCTGGTGACCACGAAGACAGCCTGGCGCTTTTGCGTAGCCACGCCATGTTCAGCGCTCTGGCAGAAGACGACCTGCAAGAGCTTCTGCATCATGCCCGCCGCTTGCGGTTGGGCCATCACCAGTTGCTGTATCGCCAGGACATGCCGGCCCACCACTTCTTCTTTGTGTTGTCCGGCCGTTTGCGCTTGTACCGGCTGGATGCATCAGGCATCGACCGCACTCTGGACAGCATCGCGCCAGGCGACTGCATTGCCGAAGTGATGATATACGCCGATCCCGCCCGCTACGCCTGTTACGCCGAAGCCCTGAAAAACAGCGAAGTGCTGATGATTCCGGTGAAAGCGTATCAAGACTTGCTGGACACCCATCACAGCTATACCCAAGCCGCTTTGCGCCACTACGCTATGCGCGCAGTGACTCGTTTTCACGATCTGGAAATCATGACCGTGCAGAGCGCCCGCGATCGGCTGATTCGCTATTTAGTCGATTTGTTGCCAGAAGGCAGCGAGCAGGGTGGTGAAGTGGAATTGCCACTGCCCAAATGCCTGGTGGCATCGCGCCTTGCCATGCAGCCGGAAACTTTTTCGCGCATTCTGGCCGACCTGAAATCCAACGGCCTGGTGCGGGTAAATCGCAGTCGGGTGTTTATTTCAGACCCGAGCAAGCTGATTCAGATAAGCCAATAGTCAATATTTACAAGGATTTATGAAATGATCAGCAATTACCGCGAATTGATTGCCGCTACCAAACAGGAACACGAACCCCAGCGCCTTTTGTTTGTGTTTTGCCGCGCCGAATTGCCAGACGATGCCAATGCCGACGAACGCGCAGCGTTTAAGCGAGGCGAGGGTGGGGCACTTACGCCGATTATCTGCGTGGATAAGACACCTGCCGAAGTCGCAAATTTCAGTCAATTGGTGGAGGAGTCCCGCAGCACCGGCGAGAAATGGGATGTTGTATTTGTGGCGGCTATGTCTGGCCGTGGCGGCGTTCCTCCGTCCAGCGACGAAACACAGCAGCCCATAACCATGATGGTCGAGAGCATTCGTATGGGCCACGTTGGCAATTACTTGCCTTTGGACGTTAACGGCGAAGCCGTGAGCCTAGGTTAGTTTTAAGCGCTAATGGCCGTCCGCCATCAGCGCTAATCAGAGATAGAGCGGTATCAATAGCCTCCTAGGTGTATTCAGTAAGAGGTATTTTAATTACTTTTGAATAATCTAATCTGTACAGCAAATACCGCCAGCGGGGTCATGTTGTGAGTGTCCGTTTCAGCAATATCGTAAATCTGATTGTCATGGCGTTGGTACTGGCACTGCTCGCAGGCGTCACCCATGTAAAAGCCGACCCCGTTGACAAATACCAGCCGGTTGCCGGTCGCCAAGTGATCACGCAAACCCTGCCCCAGGTCACCGAAGTGCGCCCCCGCGAAAGCAATCGCGCCATTGGCGAGCTCTTCGCCGGCGAAGAATTGGTGGGCTACACCTACCAAAGCCTCGACTTCGTGCAAACGCCCGCCTATTCGGGCAAACCCCTTAACATTCAGGTATTGATGAATACCGACGGCGAAATCCTTAAAACTCGCGTGATTCATCACTCCGAGCCGATTCTGCTGATCGGTATCCCGGAGTACAAACTGCACGACTTTACCGACCAGTACACCGGCCTAAAAGCGGACCAGCGGGTTACTGTGGGCGGCAACACCAACGAGCGCAAGGTGGCGGTAGACGGCCTGTCCGGCGCTACCGTCACGGTGATGGTGGTGAACGAAGTTATCATGCGCACGGCCCACAGAGTTGGCGTAGAACTTGGCCTGGTGGAAGGTGCCGGCATCAAGCGGCCACCCATTGCCGAGGTTAATAACGAGCAGTTTCAGCAAGCTAACTGGCAGCAACTGACGGGTGATGGCTCCATTCGCCGCCTGCTGCTGACCCGTGGTCAAGTGGATGACTCGTTCAAAGGCAGCGACGCGGAAGGCGTAGATGCCGCCGCTCCCGATCAGCGTGAAGACCCATTAATAGACCTATATACAGCCTATTTGGACGCCCCCACCATTGGCCGCAATCTACTGGGTGAAAGCCAGCACGAATGGCTGAATTCTCTGTTGAAAGAAGGCGAACACGCTATTGCGGTGATGGCCAGCGGCTCCTATTCGTTCAAGGGCTCCGGCTATGTGCGCGGCGGCATTTTCGACCGCATTCAGATTCGTCAGTTTGGTGACACCTTCAACTTCCGCGATCTCGATTTTTATCGTTTAAGCGATGTGTACAGCGAGGGAATGCCGGACTTTTCCGAAATGGCAATCTTCATCATTCGCCAGCAATACAACTTCGATCCGGGCACGCCCTGGACCCTCGAACTGACGGTAAAACGCCAGACCGGCCCGCTGGACAGCAAATTCCAGGTGTTCCCGCTGGAGTACCAGCTACCCGAGCAGTATTACACCCGTGCGGACGTGGTGGTTAGTCAGGAAGAATGGCTAGAAACCCAACCCATGTGGGTTCAGGTGTGGTACCAGAAACAGTTCCAGATTGTGGTGTTAGGCGCGGGCATATTGGTGTTGCTGTTTGTTCTGTTCTTCCAGGACTGGCTGGTAAAGCGGCCCAACTTAACCCGCTGGATTCGCCACGGCTTTCTTACCTACACCCTGTTCTTTATTGGTTGGTACGCCCTAGGGCAGCTGTCCATCGTAAACGTACTAACGTTTGTACACAGCTTCATGTCTGGCTTTAGTTGGCAGACGTTCTTGATCGACCCGATCATGTTCATATTGTGGGCAGTGGTGGCGGGCATTGTGTTGCTTTGGGGCCGCGCGGTCTATTGCGGTTGGCTGTGCCCGTTTGGTGCGCTGCAAGAGTTGCTGAATGAAATCGCCCGCAAGCTAAAAATACCTCAGTACAACGTGCCGTTTGCCGTGCACGAACGCCTATGGGCCATCAAGTACATCATTCTGCTGGTGCTTTTCGGTGTGTCGCTGGAATCCATGGCGATGGCAGAAAGGCTGGCGGAAATTGAACCTTTCAAAACGTCTATCACTCTGCATTTTGCCCGCTCCTGGCCGTTTGTGCTCTACGCGGTGGTGTTGCTGGTGATCAACCTGTTCACTCGCAAGGTGTATTGCCGCTACCTGTGCCCGCTGGGCGCCGCGCTGGCGCTGCCCACCAAACTGCGGGTATTCGACTGGCTCAAGCGCCGCAAGGAATGTGGCACCCCCTGCCGCCTGTGCGAAAAAGAGTGCGAGGTACAGGCCATTCACCCAGACGGCACCATCAATTTCATGGAATGCCACTACTGCCTGGACTGCCAGGTAACTTATTTCGACGACAACAAGTGCCCGCCGTTGATCGTGAAGCACCGCGGCAAGCGCCGTGGCCAAAATTCGCCGGGGCGCCCGGAACAGATTCCAGTTGTCGAAGTGAAATAAAAAGCAGTGCCATAACGAAAAAAGAACAACCCCCCCCCAAACTGAAACGGAGTTGAGCATCATGAGCAAAGACCATGAGCAAGGTTATAAAGAACGGGCGAAAACGGAACATCTTGGCCTGAGTCGCCGGCGTTTTTTGGGTGCCACCGCGGTGGCTGGCGTCGCCGGTGTAGCTGGCCTTGGCGGCGCAGTCATGAGCAGTGAGGCGTTTGCAGCCGCGGCCAAAGAAGCACGCAACAACATTGACGTGGGCCCGGGCGAGTTGGATGAGTACTACGGTTTCTGGAGCGGTGGCCACCAGGGCGAAGTGCGGATAATGGGTATACCGTCTATGCGCGAGCTGATGCGTATTCCGGTGTTCAACGTGGATTCGGCAACCGGATGGGGCCTGACCAACGAAAGCAAAGACGTACTGGGTCACGACAACAAATTCCTGAACGGCGATTGTCACCACCCGCACATCTCTATGACTGACGGCCGTTACGATGGTAAGTATCTATTCATCAACGACAAAGCCAACACTCGCGTAGCTCGCATCCGTCTGGACATCATGAAGTGCGATAAGATTACCCACGTTCCTAACGTGCAGGCCATTCACGGTTTGCGTCTGCAGAAAGTGCCTTACACAAAATACGTGTTCTGCAACGCAGAATATGTGATTCCGCACCCGAACGATGGCAGCGATTTCTCGATGGAGAACAGCTACACCATGTTCAACGCCCTGGATGCGGAAACCATGGAAATGGCCTGGCAGGTGATTGTCGACGGCAACCTGGACAACACTGACGCTGACTACACCGGCAAATACGCGGCCTCTACCTGCTACAACTCAGAGAAAGCGAAAGATCTGGCCGGTACTATGCGCAACGACCGCGACTGGGTGGTGGTGTTTAACGTTGAACGCATCGAGCAAGCAGTTAAAAACGGCGACTTCAAAACTCTGGGCGACTCCAAAGTGCCCGTGGTGGATGGCCGCAGCAAATCCCCTTTGACCCGCTACATTCCGGTGCCGAAGAACCCGCACGGCGTGAACACGTCGCCGGATGGCAAGTACTTCATTGCTGCCGGCAAGCTGTCGCCAACCTGTTCTGTGATTGCCATCGACAAACTGGACGATGTGTTTGACGACAAAATCGAGCTGCGTGACGTGATTGTCGCCGAACCGGAGCTTGGCCTTGGGCCTCTTCACACCACGTACGATGGCCGCGGTAACGCCTACACCACGCTGTTTATCGACAGCCAGGTGGTGAAGTGGAACATTGCAGACGCCATCAAGCATTACAACGGTGAAGACGTAAACTACCTGCGCCAGAAGCTGGATGTGCATTACCAGCCAGGCCACAACCACGCGTCCTTGACGGAATCCCGCGATGCCGATGGCAAGTGGCTGGTGGTGCTGTCGAAGTTCTCGAAAGACCGTTTCCTGCCGGTTGGGCCTTTGCACCCGGAGAACGATCAGCTGATCGATATTTCTGGCGATGAAATGAAACTGGTTCACGACGGCCCGGCCTTCGCCGAACCACACGATTGCATTATGGTGCGTCGTGATCAGATCAAAACCAAGAAAATCTATACCCGTGACGATCCGTACTTCGCCAGCGCCCGCGCCCAGGCCGAGAAAGACGGTGTCACGCTGGAAGGCGATAACAAGATTATCCGCGACGGTAAAAAAGTGCGGGTTTATATGACGTCGGTGGCGCCTATGTACGGTACAACCGAGTTCACGGTGAAGCAGGGTGATGAGGTTACGGTGTATGTGACCAACCTGGACACCATTGAGGATGTGACTCATGGCTTTTCGGTGGTGAATCACGGTGTGAGCATGGAGATCAGTCCGCAGCAGACGTCGTCGGTGACGTTCGTGGCTGATAAACCAGGTGTGCATTGGTACTACTGCAACTGGTTCTGTCACGCTCTGCATATGGAGATGACGGGTCGGATGTTGGTCGAAAAGGCCTGATTAAGTGGTTTGGCCGGAGCCCTGTAATGGGGCTTCGGCTTTTTACAATGTTTCGGAGGAATATGACACTGGAAGAACGCTTTTCAAAACACGCTCAAGCACATCCATGTGGCGCTTGAGCTCCGCCATCCATGGCTCCGCACAGTTTTGAAAAGCGTTCTTCCAGTGTCATACCCAACTTTGGCGAGTGTTAGCCATATTGAGAACTGATTTGATGCACCAAATTTTGCGTTTAGTGGCGGTCCTGACCGTCGCTTTGCTATCGCTAACCGCACAAGCGAATATCCAGCAACAGCTAGATGCGCTGGAACCGGGGGTGGTTTTTGAGCTACCACCTGAACAGGTTCCACCGATCGTTATCCGGGTGGCGAATGTGACGGTTCGCTGCCATGCCGATACGGTGATTGATGGCGGCGGTGAGGGCAATGCGGTGTTGATTGAAGCCGTCGGCGTTACGTTCAGTGGCTGCAGAGTGCGTAACTGGGGCTCGGATTTGAATGAGTTGGATGCGGGGGTTTTTGTGGCCCGTGAGGCACGTGGCGTTACGGTTGCGGACAACAACTTGCAGGGTTCGGCCTTTGGCGTGTGGCTGGATGCCACGCCGGATGCGACGGTTGTCGGTAATGTGATTCGTGGCAATGCCAGTATGCGTTCCAACGATCGGGGTAATGGTATTCATTTGTTCAACACCCAAGGCGCGTTGATTGAAGGCAATGACATTCGCCAGACCCGCGATGCGATTTATATTGAAACCTCTAACCACAACCGCATTCGCAATAACGTGATGGTCGATTTGCGCTACGGCATTCACTACATGTATTCGATGGACAACCTGCTGGAAAACAACGTTACCCGTAACACGCGCACCGGTTATGCGTTGATGCAGAGCAAGCGGCTGACGGTGCTGAATAATCGTTCCGAGAACGATGAGAATTACGGTATTTTGATGAATTTTATTACCCAGTCCGAGTTGCGGGGCAATGTGGTTACCGGTGTGTCGAAGGGGCAGTTTGCCGGAGCGGCGATGTCGGGTGCCGAGGGTAAGGCGGTGTTTATTTACAACTCTCTGTACAACACCTTTACCGATAACGTGTTTGCCAACAGCAATATTGGCATTCACTTAACCGCAGGCTCAGAAGACAACACCATGTTCAACAATGCCTTCGTGAATAACCAGCGTCAGGTGAAGTATGTGGCCACCCGCACCCAGGAGTGGTCGAAAGATGGCGTGGGTAATTACTGGAGTGACTATCTGGGCTGGGATCGAAATCAGGATGGCACCGGCGACGTTCCTTACGAGCCTAATGACAACGTCGATCGTCTGTTGTGGACCTATCCGGAAGCCAAGGTGCTGATGTTCAGCCCGGCGGTGGATACCCTGCGCTGGGTGCAGGACGCGTTCCCGGTGATCAAGGCCGCCGGGGTGCAGGATTCCCATCCGCTGATGTATCCACCTGAGCCTGAACGTGTTCCATCGGCTGTTTCTAACCCGAATTCTGCGGAGCCGCAATGAGCTGTTTTCGTCTTGAAAATGTCAGTTACCGTTACGACAAAGCCCCCGTGCTGCAGGGTGTGGATTTGCGCCTGGAGCCTGGGGAAATTCTGGGCCTGTTTGGCCATAACGGTGCCGGTAAAACCACCACCATCAAGCTGGTTCTTGGTCTGATGCAGCCGGCAGGGGGTTCTTTGTCGGTGCTGGACGGCAACGCGGGTGACCCACAGGTGACTCGGCACATCGGCTATTTGCCGGAAAACGTGATGTTCTACCCGCAGCTGACCGGCCGTGAAATTCTGGCGCACTTCGCTCGCTTAAAGGGCGCAGACTTGCGCCAGGTGCCAGAGTTGCTGACTCAGGTTGGGTTAGACGACGCCATAAACGCACGGGTAAAAACTTACTCGAAAGGCATGCGCCAACGCTTGGGCCTGGCGCAGGCGTTATTGGGAAAGCCCAAGCTGTTGGTGTTGGACGAGCCCACGGTGGGGCTTGATCCAGTCGCGACCGCCGACCTGTATCGGCTGTTGCGCACCTTGCGGGACAGCGGGACCGGCATTGTACTTTGCTCCCACGTGTTGCCAGGTGTGGAGCCTTACATCGACCGCGCGGCGATTCTGACCGACGGTGCCTTAAAGGCCTCCGGCAATCTGGACGCGCTGCGGCGCCAAGCTAATATGCCGGTCACGTTGATGCTGGAGCCAACGGGCTCTTTGGATTCCCTGGAAAACGCCATTCACCAGTGCAACGGCGTCGCCAGACCGGTGATAAAAAACATCAACAACCGATTGCAGGTAGACGTACGCCCCGCCGATAAAATGCCACTGCTGACGGCACTGATGGCCTCCGGCGAAGTAGCGGACGTGGGCATTCATCAGCCCACCCTGGAAGACATTTACGTGCACTTTATTGGCTCCGGTGGCTTGGCCCACC encodes the following:
- the nosZ gene encoding TAT-dependent nitrous-oxide reductase; translated protein: MSKDHEQGYKERAKTEHLGLSRRRFLGATAVAGVAGVAGLGGAVMSSEAFAAAAKEARNNIDVGPGELDEYYGFWSGGHQGEVRIMGIPSMRELMRIPVFNVDSATGWGLTNESKDVLGHDNKFLNGDCHHPHISMTDGRYDGKYLFINDKANTRVARIRLDIMKCDKITHVPNVQAIHGLRLQKVPYTKYVFCNAEYVIPHPNDGSDFSMENSYTMFNALDAETMEMAWQVIVDGNLDNTDADYTGKYAASTCYNSEKAKDLAGTMRNDRDWVVVFNVERIEQAVKNGDFKTLGDSKVPVVDGRSKSPLTRYIPVPKNPHGVNTSPDGKYFIAAGKLSPTCSVIAIDKLDDVFDDKIELRDVIVAEPELGLGPLHTTYDGRGNAYTTLFIDSQVVKWNIADAIKHYNGEDVNYLRQKLDVHYQPGHNHASLTESRDADGKWLVVLSKFSKDRFLPVGPLHPENDQLIDISGDEMKLVHDGPAFAEPHDCIMVRRDQIKTKKIYTRDDPYFASARAQAEKDGVTLEGDNKIIRDGKKVRVYMTSVAPMYGTTEFTVKQGDEVTVYVTNLDTIEDVTHGFSVVNHGVSMEISPQQTSSVTFVADKPGVHWYYCNWFCHALHMEMTGRMLVEKA
- a CDS encoding nitrous oxide reductase family maturation protein NosD, yielding MHQILRLVAVLTVALLSLTAQANIQQQLDALEPGVVFELPPEQVPPIVIRVANVTVRCHADTVIDGGGEGNAVLIEAVGVTFSGCRVRNWGSDLNELDAGVFVAREARGVTVADNNLQGSAFGVWLDATPDATVVGNVIRGNASMRSNDRGNGIHLFNTQGALIEGNDIRQTRDAIYIETSNHNRIRNNVMVDLRYGIHYMYSMDNLLENNVTRNTRTGYALMQSKRLTVLNNRSENDENYGILMNFITQSELRGNVVTGVSKGQFAGAAMSGAEGKAVFIYNSLYNTFTDNVFANSNIGIHLTAGSEDNTMFNNAFVNNQRQVKYVATRTQEWSKDGVGNYWSDYLGWDRNQDGTGDVPYEPNDNVDRLLWTYPEAKVLMFSPAVDTLRWVQDAFPVIKAAGVQDSHPLMYPPEPERVPSAVSNPNSAEPQ
- a CDS encoding ABC transporter ATP-binding protein, which encodes MSCFRLENVSYRYDKAPVLQGVDLRLEPGEILGLFGHNGAGKTTTIKLVLGLMQPAGGSLSVLDGNAGDPQVTRHIGYLPENVMFYPQLTGREILAHFARLKGADLRQVPELLTQVGLDDAINARVKTYSKGMRQRLGLAQALLGKPKLLVLDEPTVGLDPVATADLYRLLRTLRDSGTGIVLCSHVLPGVEPYIDRAAILTDGALKASGNLDALRRQANMPVTLMLEPTGSLDSLENAIHQCNGVARPVIKNINNRLQVDVRPADKMPLLTALMASGEVADVGIHQPTLEDIYVHFIGSGGLAHRGGVQ